GCTTGATGCTTACACCTCAATTTTTAGGACTTACGCCTTATGGATCTACGTCTTTAATTTATGCCTCAGAGCACACCCTGCCACGAAACTCGCTCTAAAACTCCCCCCAAAAacgtttttaaaaatattgattgtGATTTCCAAAATCGAGATTTAATTGACTTAAAatttaattgtgattttttaaatgttatacGCTTGTTATACAATAACCAGACATATAAATATTATCtcaaaaagacataaattttttataattaaatacataataaaaataaaaaataaaatgtgtcaCCTAATTTAAAATTGCAAAatttgtgatatccttctagaCTATTCATGCTTGGACTCGAAAACAAACATGCATGACTTTTATTACGTGAGCGTGGTGGCTGAGCATCCAAATAAAACAACAAGAAAATGGAATACGTAATTGCATGAGACGTTCAaggcaaaataatataaaatttcgATTATAACAAAAACTCGACATAAAATTTACATCTGTTTATGATTTGAAATTTCTATTTCTAATCCAATTTAGCAAAATTGACAGGATTGATTCGACttaatttaactaaaatttaacatgatcttaaaatacttttttgtcTCAATccatttgatataatattttgaaaaaattattgaatatagAATGactcttttttaatatttaaagataatttacttaactttcttattttattcacAATGAGATAATTTATAATCACACAAGCAGGGGCGAAGCCATCTTtcaatagaaaattatattatttatatatggttaaaaaatattttatgtatatataatagatgttgaacCATCTTCAGCTACTCCGTGTGTCTATTCTACGAATTTTGAACCCCTTATTAAAAATTCTGACTCCACTATTACACACGACTATTTATAACTTACTCCAAATTAtgaacaacaattttttttaaaaaacaaaataagtaatCATACTAatcaaacatataatataaaaagaggGGGATACAGTATCATATATTGTTTGTATTTATTTGCGAAAAGTAATAGTAAGTGCAGTTACTTTTGCATCAAttgatttaaatattaataaaaacggaaaaaagattaaaaatatctttcgattttattttattaattaaatatattatcgctgtttaaaaaaaaaaaaaaaattcaaaatacgTTTTCCAGTTACTCACATATGTAAACAAAACTTGTATCTTCTTATCAACATTTAAATCACTTACATTATATATGACAATTACACTCATCAATCAAATGTATAGTTGATTAAGATTATCATGGGACAAACTATATTACTGATATTAATCTCAAAATAACAGACCATAGATACTGATAGGTTGTGAACAACCAACCAtcataatttagaaatttgtaTTATTACTCTTACCTAGctttaaaactatttatattGAGGAAACATAAGCTCACATAAGGAGATTGTCTATACTAAAATGTGGGTGAGGATTATGTTAAACAGTTGTACGCTATGATTCATATTAGTTTTACCTTTTTATTGAACTAAACGTCCATCAATACATGatgtattttttaaagaataactTTATACtctctttgttttattttatgtggcAATATTTGATTCGGCACGGAATTTCAGaaataatgaagattttgaaATGTTTACTATATTatccttcaaaaaaaataacttacttTTCTCTCTCCTTATAAACGCATTAGAAAATTAAGTGGGATCAATAAGGgtaaaagagaaattatatcTTCAAATACTTAccatataaaaaaatgtgtttattttttaaattgatcaaaaaagaaatgatgtcacataaaatgaaacgcAGAGACGGAGGaactaatattttatatgttattgctATAAGCTTTCGTTTATTTTGTCagattatatatagaaaaactaagagaactacttgtgaaattttagtgagtaaaaatacaatttaaaatttcaaattatataccaataaaattttaaaactttatctATAACTAAATAAGATactacataaataaaatttctcaCGAGCCCATCGTAGTGTGGATTAATATTATTGAAGGTTTTAATTTCTTCCATGTCCTTCTTAATGCCAAAAATCTGTTAATTAGCGATGTTACTTTTTCTTCGGGTTCGCTTAGTGAAGGCCCAGGGGAAGGGGTAGATCTATGTAACTGTTTGAATTTGCGTCTCCTATGAGAAATTTGTGGTCTGTATTGTGAAATCAATTGCGTCTCTGGAGTTGTTTACTTGAGCTTTTTGCCTGTTCATTGTGAAATATGGGAATCTGTAATTACGattgtgaaatattttaagatTCAGATTTGAATGTCGATTAATTGGCAGCCTGCACTGACCTTGGTACATCTTTTTACTGCCGTGAACTTTAGGTATCCAGTATTTTAGTGAATCGCATGCTTTTTATTTGAGTGGGTAATGAGCAATTTGTTGACTTCAGTTAATGTTTATGTTGCTATTAATGCAGTTTATGAACAAGTTTGAATTCTTTAGGCTGCGAAGCTCATCTACAGTTCTATTGGGGATGAAACAGAAACAAGTGTTGCTTTCCATTATTGCCTTCCAAGGTTCAAGATATCTCTTGTAAGTACTACCGCATTTTTATCTATCCGTATAGTAACTCAGTCATGCatagtatgtatatatatatatatgcaaaaatGATAGGGTATTTGAAAGAGGAGGAATTAAGGAGCTCTTTTTCTTACTTTTACAGTTAATCagtatgatgaaaataatgttgAGTTATAACAAGTTTAAGTGTTCAGTTGACAAAGTGCCGAGTGTAGGGGTTGGGATAACAATCCGGGACAAGTACAAGGGTATCCCAAGCCATACCACCTtgagaagaaaaggaaaaggaacCTACATTAGAACATTCAATATGGAAGAAAACACAAGGATAGTACAGTAAGAGGTGCCAGTATTAGTAGCCTAGATTTTGGATCAACTTGGATTGTATGTAGGATGCATGATACGAGAACTATCTGAGTTGGGTTTTTTTTCATAGGCGTCGATTGGAACTGTGTAAAGATCTGATAAATCATCCTCTTCGTGTAGGTGTTGATTAGACCAAGAGACCCCACTTACCTTCCTTAAACCTTCAAGTTCAATAGCCACTTCCTTCATTGTAGGCCTATCTTCTCCATGCAATTGAATACAGTTCTTCACTAGCTCAGCCATCTGTTGAAGTTGCTCAAGATTCCCTTCTCACAAAACACGACGATCAAGAATTTGAAACAAGCGATTATTATTTACGGATGAAACAAAATAATCAGCCAAATTCTTTTGATCATCGTTTCTATCTCCAGAAACTGGTTTTAACCCCGTTAGAAGTTCTGCCAGTACTACTCCAAAACTGTAAACATCACTTTTATCCGTcaattgacttttgaaaatatattcagGATCCAAGTACCCAAATGTACCTTGAACTAATGTAGCCACACGTGTTTGATCAAGAGGGATGAGCCTTGAAGCTCCAAAATCTGCCACTTTAGCTGTGGAAAATTCATCTAACAATATGTTGGAAGACTTGACATCTCGATGAATTATAGGCATGGACGCAAATGAATGAAGGTAAGCAAGTGCAGTGGCTGTCTCTATGGCAATTCTCAACCGATTTTGCCAATTTAACCAACCCGCTCGACGTTGGCTGTGAATGTGCTCGTAAAGAGTTCCTTCAGATACATACTCATAAACCAATAAAGGAACTTCATCTTCCAAACAACACCCAAAGAGCCTCACTACATTTCTATGGTTGATTTGAGTGAGAATAAGCACCTCGTTGATAAACTGTTCAATCTGACTCTCATCCACAATTCTAGATTTTTTAATTGCAACTACGCGGTTATCACTTAGCACACCTCTATATACAATCGCATGGCCACCACGACCAAGAATTCTGTCATTGGCATGATTGTTTGTAGCTTTCTTGAGCTCCTCAGCTGTGAAAATTTTTGTTGCTTTCACATCACCATCATTAGTGGAGATTCTGTGTTTCAATAATAAACCGCCATTTTGTTGGAAGAATTTCTCCCTAACTTCAATCAATTTCCTTTTCCTGATTCTGAAACAGAGCCAAACTATTCCAACCACTAGGGATATACAGGCACCAGCTCCTATACCTGTATAATTAGTGGAATTGAACTTTTATTAGTCTGTTTCAACTAGATCAAAAGTACAGGACTAATTGTAGACATATCTGCTAACGAGTTTGTGTTCCAAGTTGCTGTTTCAAACACAAGATATAAAAAATTGCTTATCTTTCTGTAATCACTATTAGTTGAATGGACAAAGACAGGGTCACCAATCCAAATTTACAAAACTAAACTAAATAGTGTGTATTCATAGCATTTGTGTGACCATAAAAGCTTCTCCTTAAGGATCAAATGAGAAGGGTAAAGTTAATTGTTTTTGAACATAGAAATGTATCAATACTTCTGGAATGAAGGAAATAGTATTTGTGGTCATGAAAGCAGGTTCGGCCAGAGGGACCAACTACCAAGCCAGTAGCCACTTAAAGCAggctttaaaaaatattgatatggaAAATAAGGCCTGCCGTTTTAAGATAGTTTTAGGCCACTAATCTTATTGAGTCGCCCATGTATAGTGAGATATTAACCTGCGGAGAACTTGATCCATGGGAACTCATCATGGTAGGGAGCTATACAACCACGACCATCCTTTTTGCCGTCACCAGTATAGCCATGGGGACAAGAACAATTGTAACTTCCTGGGGTATTTATGCACATCTGTTGGCACAAACTGTTATTTGGATAATCAACACATTCATCAACATCTGAAAAAAGATCAAATCAATGCATGAAAAGCTTGATGAAGAATCGAAACATTATATATAGTCTTATACCTTGGCAGCCTTGATTGAGATAAGGATTACCCTGATAACCTGTATTACAGCTGCAGCGGTATCCACCAAGACCAGTATCTGAATCAATGCAGTGGCTATTTTCACTGCAAGCAtaatcctcatttttcaaagCTTGCGTGCAAGTAAGACTCCCGATGGCCCAATCCAGCACAATGGGGACACTATCCTTAATCCtatcataaaaattattgacATTTAGATCATCACCTAGATCTGGCAAGCCCTGGAAATGGATGTGATCCGCCTCTCCCAGAAATGCATACAAACACGAATTGAAGGACCAAACATGAGTATGATTTTTTGTGCTAGACATGGTTGTGTTATAGTATTTCAAGCCCTTGGGTATCTGCGTCTGGCAGCAGCCTTTTCCCGTACACTCTCCTTCTATCACATCCATTGAGTCTGAATTTGTCATGATATGGGGGCATATACATATTCATTTAGATCAGATTCATGTCCTCCTCCTAAATGTATTCACTGTTTGGATTTTAACTAATAAAGTAGGAATTGTTGTCAAACCTTCCGTTGCCCCAAGATGgcgataaaaaaaaacaaaaaatatgagaCAATTCATAATATCGTAGtaacatattcaataaaaaagatactaaaatcatataaaataaattattaattaataagtcataacgaaaataattataataaaaaaatactatattgTGCCAAAATGAGTAAGACTAATAAGTACTAAATAATTGCCTAACTAAACATTAAAAGTAAAACagaaaaggattaaaaatatcactcaactataaggaaaagtttaaaaatatatttcatccaTCTTTTAgtctaaaaatatctttttattcatctttttggTCTAAAATTACCCTTCCATCTACCTTTTTACTCAATTATACCCTTGCAACTaacaacctttttttttttaaaaaaatagttattatgtgtcattttcttattgaatgaaataaaaattcacattttttcCCCATAATTTatccaaatcaaaataatatattttttcaaaattcaaaagttatattttttaaaatctagtaatttctttttttcaaaaaaaaattgttttagataattaatttttttttaaaaaatattagtcaattttaggatttatatttatatattatgtcccGCTAATTGTGgcatgaataatatttttttaaaaaaaattaattatataaagcaattttttttgggaaaaaagaaattactaaatttaaagaaatatattttttgaatcttgaaaagacatattgtttttatttggataaattataggaaaaaaattaaaaagagaggGTTGTTAGTTGTAAGGGTATAAGTGAAGCAAAAGATGGATGAAAGGATAATTTAAGACCAAAAAAATGATCGAAAGGTATTTTTAGACTAAAAGATGGATGGGTGATATTTTTAAACCTTTTCTTATAGTTCAGGGGTATTTTTGGCCTTTTTCCGAAAGcaaaatattattatctatCGAATTTGAATATTGGATTAGGTCGGGCTGAATCAGtctttttaattgaatttgtatttagattagaaaaaattaataataaataaaaagaaaaataaatgctcatcgaaaattgaattttatggaATATGAGATTTTTGTGTTAGTGtggataaaattttataatttttatgttagaatATACTCTACTTCCTCTGTCTCTTTGTatatgtcattcttttctttaaatagTTGGAACACAATActtgtcattttataaaatttatgcataatttatcatattttgctcattataatagttaattaatcttgaaaatgtattcatcatttattataaagttgacttaataaaacattaaataatgcTAGAAGGATAAAGTTACATCATTTCTTAATGTGCAAAGTGAAAATATGACATATAAAAAGGGACGGAGAGAGTGGTTAAGTGTCTccgaacttttttcttttcaaaaaggaCATAATTACCTGGCAAATCTGTTATATTTCATTAgttcataatacataaatatatcttttaaattgacgtcattttatatttatgaccTTAACTTTAGATATGCGCAACCAAACATTTAAGCTTGTACTTCTGTCCCTCGAATTCAACCATGAATGCCAATTGCCGTTGGCCTATTGTCATCTCACTATCGTTCCCTACTTCAACCTATTAAGGTTCCATAGCTTATTTGCTGCgatattatagaaggttttagtttgttttttctCCTTCTTGGTGCCAAAAATCTGTTGATTTGTAAGGTTATTCTCTCTTCCTGTTTGCTTAGTGAAGTCCCAGCGGAAAATTAGCTGAATTTGTGTCTTCTCTGAGGTGAAATCAGTTTTTACTTGAACTTTCTGGCTGCTGTTTATCCTACTAGATCTCTGTCAATTGCCCTTGCAGCGGGTTGAACATTAGTTCCTGGTTTATTGTGTTTGACAATGTGATTTCCTTCCTTCTTATGGATGCGTCCAGGAGTGTTAGAAAACCATTTGGGACGCGTGGGTTGGTTTTGTATACAATATATGCACAATTCGTTTCAAATGATTTGACTTTTGGAATTTGTTTGTCTATAAGCAACAACGAAAAACTAATTCTTATCATGAAAAGGTTCGTTATATATAATCTGCAAAGATATCCAACACTGTgtcttaaaagaaaaatctaaatTGAGAGGAAAAGGAACCTCGAATAGAACATTCAACATGGAAGAGGCAATGTAATGCCATTATTATTGGACGAGATGTTAGATCAGCTTGGAGTGTATGTAGGATGCATTATGTGAGAACTATCTGAATTGGGAGTATTTCCATTGGAGCTGATGGGAACTGTGAAAAGATCTGATAACTCATCCTCTTTGAGTCCATGTTGATTAGACCAAGAGAATCCAGTTACCTTCCTCAAACCTTCAAGCTCAATAGTCACTTCCTTCATTGTAGGCCTATCTTCTCCATGCAACTCAAGACACTTCTTCACCAACTCAGCCATCTGTTGAAGTTGTTCAAGATTCCCTTCTCGCAAAACACCACGATCAACAATTTGAAATAAGCGATTGTTATCCACGGACCAAACAAAATAATCAGCCAAATTCTTTTGTTCATCGTTTCTACATCTAACAATAGGTTTCAACCCTGTCAAAAGTTCTGCCAGAACTACTCCTGTAAACATCACTTTTCTCCGTCAATTGACTTGTGCGAAAATATTCTGGATCCAAGTATCCCGATGTCCCTAAAACCAATGTAGCCACATGTGTTTGATCCAAAGGAATTAACCTTGAGGCTCCAAAATCTGCCACTTTAGCTGTGTAAACATTGTCTAACAATATGTTGGCAGACTTAACGTCTCTATGAATTATAGGCATGGACGCAAATGAATGAAGATAAGCAAGTGCAGTCGCTGTCTCTATGGCAATTCTCAACCGATTTTGCCAATTTAACCAACTCCCTCCACGTGGGTTGTGAATGTGCTCGTAAAGAGTTCCTTCAGAGACATACTCATAAACCAATAAAGGAACTTCATCTTCCAAACAACACCCAAAGAGCTTCACCACGTTTCGATGGTTGATTTGAGTGAGAATAAGCACCTCATTGATAAACTGCTCAATTTGACTCTCATCCACAATTCTGGATTTTTTAATGGCAACTACACGGCTATCACTTAGCACACCTCTATATACAATCGCATGGCCACCACGACCAAGAATTCTATCATTGGCATAATTGTTTGTGGCTTTCTTGAGTTCCTTCCCTGTGAATATGTTTGTTGCTTTCACATCGGTATGGTTTTTTTTGCTAGACATGGTTGTGTTATAGGATTTCAAGCCCTTGGGTATCTCTGTCTGGCAGCAGCCTTTTCCCATACACTCTCCTGCTACCACATCCCTTGTGCTTGTACAGCTAACATTGCAGCCATACACAAAGTTATTAGGCCCTGTGATGGAAGCATAGTCATCGCAACCAACTACAGTAAACCTGTTCAGCGAAGAGAAACTATACGGTGTTGTTTCTGGAAATGTGGTCCAAGCAAGTGATTCGCTGTGCACAGCTCCACTAGAGTTGTACCATCTCCAACCGATTGAATTGGAGATACGCAATTCAGCATCGGTGATATTGTACACCACAATGTTATTTCCTATGAGGAGTTTCTGTGAACCATCATTAGACGTGTTACACCGCAGCACGAACCCCCAATCATAGGCGCAATCTGAGCCAATACCAAATGGGTATGGAACCATAACGTTTCCACACTGCTTAGTGCATCCTGGCTTTGTGACTTCAGTGGTGTTTTGGGCTGTGGCTAATGTTAATACTAGCGCACAAGCGTAGAAACAAGCAAGCAAATTCATCTGTTCAAGTTAAATCGTTTTTGAGAATTTCCAAAATTATACAAACTAGTTCGACCAACAACTTACtgtaattattaatatatagaCATTGtactatgatttttttattttcatattaataaaacaaaatgcAAAGACTTGGGGTCAACCATGCCTAAGGGACCAGGTTTATTACTGGTTCAGAAGAGTCAAGAGTCTAGTAAATCTGTCGTATAGCACAAAGAAAgcaaatttcaaataataagttttgcgtgaaaaagaaactaaattatcattgttattatttcaaaaatacttagaacaaaactttgaacatctttgtaagataATAAAGTTAAAGAACATTTTGAcaactaaaaaatcaaaactagtagcgaaactagaatcagaaacatattaaaaaaatatacgaaatatttttctacgatatattaaaaaacatattaatgaggtaataaagcttaaagtttttaatgatttgctaagtttggtagatttgaccaaatagtgtatctatgagatgacacggttagaaatcacctatgtgagtgtgaagtggaagccgtttcaaagaaaattttatgtcaaaagcctattctctatacactcatgaaaacaggaggtgttcatggatgaaACAAACACAActgtaagaatcataaacagtaaagggttaattgtgtgacatattgttgtctaggtatacaccaaagctcgacggttcaaagatatcacatccatcgattgaccgagtatatccgacatatgttcactacggaaagtccaaggagaaacctacttatccagatgcaattaatccttgcttgtaaagtacaatTGTCcatgcattcctatgttataaccattccccatcaatgtgggggattgttgggtatgtagcaagaattgatgggaaatagagggaatgagaggaatttgaaaagttgagaacttgaagagttgggaacTTCAAAAGTCTTCTTATGCTTTGATGGAAAAAAACaattgtccctcatcggtaatggaaagaaaaataggagagtttaaatacataaacactcttattaatttttaaaagggttggaaagaggaaCCCTCCTCGCGTCGTCGTCGCTCACTTCGGCTTCGGGCTTCGAcaaatgatcgagagattattttttggacaaaatttattttaattatttatttaattaattatatgaccaaataatattttaattaattagttggtaacagaagttaaccgaaatgttttcaactttttagttaaccgacccgactcggatccgctcGCGTGACCcgttttatttttctgttttattttaaattcccGCCAGGACTGTTCTGAAAGATTGCAACTTTCatgaacagtcaataccatttgaaagtttgcaacctttcatgtttgtgtcaattctgaaagggttgcaacctttcagaacatattcttcttgcctataaatacaactcattcttcagaatattttcaaacgaattttctgatcttcattctttttataaaCACATTTTTTCTTCGTGTAcgttcctgctgtggattgattcgctgacaggagagtttttggtatctacactctacttattaagatcattttaccatgggaggttatattccaaatcaaacctcgaatactagaggggaataatttccttaaggggacactgtgagttcagtggacttgatcttcttaCAAACTAAAAGATTGTTTCAGTTTCTGGTACGTTTGTTTtaagtattttctaaaataattttctgtTCATCTTGCTTATTGGTTCGataaatttcagttacttcgtgtttctgaataatttattacaatCAGTAATTTCTGGTTATAATAACATCAGATTGGGGAAAAACAATTAACAATTACAGCTACACAATACAACTAATTATTTAGCTCAGCCGTAGTTAGTTAGTATGTTACAAGTCATCAGCTTGCTTACTCATAATTGTAATTTGTTCTATGGCAGTTAGTTAGTTaggattttttttcatatctttGATTCTTCTAGAATAGTCTCATCTACATGTATATAATGCTGGGTTCATCAATGAAACAGTATCAATTTTCATTCTCTTCAAACACAGAACTCTTAGCTTTCTTCGTGCCTTCCCTATTTCGTCTCAATTGAGTTTGTTGTATGTTTTGATAGTATGGAACCGTAACATTCCCACACTTGTTACGACATCCTGGTTTAGTGAAATTTCCACCTTTAGTAATGGTGGTGTGGATAGTATTAGTC
The sequence above is a segment of the Solanum lycopersicum chromosome 10, SLM_r2.1 genome. Coding sequences within it:
- the LOC101245813 gene encoding LOW QUALITY PROTEIN: wall-associated receptor kinase 17-like (The sequence of the model RefSeq protein was modified relative to this genomic sequence to represent the inferred CDS: inserted 2 bases in 1 codon; substituted 1 base at 1 genomic stop codon); the encoded protein is MNLLACFYACALVLTLATAQNTTEVTKPGCTKQCGNVMVPYPFGIGSDCAYDWGFVLRCNTSNDGSQKLLIGNNIVVYNITDAELRISNSIGWRWYNSSGAVHSESLAWTTFPETTPYSFSSLNRFTVVGCDDYASITGPNNFVYGCNVSCTSTRDVVAGECMGKGCCQTEIPKGLKSYNTTMSSKKNHTDVKATNIFTGKELKKATNNYANDRILGRGGHAIVYRGVLSDSRVVAIKKSRIVDESQIEQFINEVLILTQINHRNVVKLFGCCLEDEVPLLVYEYVSEGTLYEHIHNPRGGSWLNWQNRLRIAIETATALAYLHSFASMPIIHRDVKSANILLDNVYTAKVADFGASRLIPLDQTHVATLVLGTSGYLDPEYFRTSQLTEKSDVYXGVVLAELLTGLKPIVRCRNDEQKNLADYFVWSVDNNRLFQIVDRGVLREGNLEQLQQMAELVKKCLELHGEDRPTMKEVTIELEGLRKVTGFSWSNQHGLKEDELSDLFTVPISSNGNTPNSDSSHIMHPTYTPSCPHIMTNSDSMDVIEGECTGKGCCQTQIPKGLKYYNTTMSSTKNHTHVWSFNSCLYAFLGEADHIHFQGLPDLGDDLNVNNFYDRIKDSVPIVLDWAIGSLTCTQALKNEDYACSENSHCIDSDTGLGGYRCSCNTGYQGNPYLNQGCQDVDECVDYPNNSLCQQMCINTPGSYNCSCPHGYTGDGKKDGRGCIAPYHDEFPWIKFSAGIGAGACISLVVGIVWLCFRIRKRKLIEVREKFFQQNGGLLLKHRISTNDGDVKATKIFTAEELKKATNNHANDRILGRGGHAIVYRGVLSDNRVVAIKKSRIVDESQIEQFINEVLILTQINHRNVVRLFGCCLEDEVPLLVYEYVSEGTLYEHIHSQRRAGWLNWQNRLRIAIETATALAYLHSFASMPIIHRDVKSSNILLDEFSTAKVADFGASRLIPLDQTRVATLVQGTFGYLDPEYIFKSQLTDKSDVYSFGVVLAELLTGLKPVSGDRNDDQKNLADYFVSSVNNNRLFQILDRRVLXEGNLEQLQQMAELVKNCIQLHGEDRPTMKEVAIELEGLRKVSGVSWSNQHLHEEDDLSDLYTVPIDAYEKKPNSDSSRIMHPTYNPS